The genomic segment CACGCGCCTGCCGCGCCGAGCCCGTCGCAACCAGCTCCTGGGGGCCGCCCAGGAGGTCTTCGTGGCCCAGGGGTACCACGCCGCGGCGATGGACGACATCGCCGAGCGCGCGGGGGTCAGCAAGCCGGTGCTCTACCAGCACTTCCCCGGCAAGCTCGATCTCTACCTCGCCCTGCTGGACCAGCACTGCGACGCCCTCCTGGACGCCGTCCGCACGGCTCTGGCCTCCACCTCCGACAACAAGCTGCGCGTCGCGGCCACCATCGACGCCTACTTCGCGTACGTCGAGAACAAGGGCGGCGCCTTCCGTCTGGTCTTCGAGTCGGACCTCACCAACGAGCCGGCCGTCGCCGAGCGCGTCGAGCGCGTCAGCCTGGAGAGCGCCAAGGCCGTCAGCGAAGTGATCGCCGAGGACACCGACCTGCCCTCCGAGGAAGCGATGCTGCTCGCCGTCGGCATGTGCGGCATGGCCCAGATCACCGCCCGCTACTGGCTCGCCTCGGGCCAGCAGGTGCCGCGCGACGCCGCGGCCAAGCTGATCTCCTCGCTC from the Streptomyces xinghaiensis S187 genome contains:
- a CDS encoding TetR/AcrR family transcriptional regulator, with product MTAIEQTEARPRGTRLPRRARRNQLLGAAQEVFVAQGYHAAAMDDIAERAGVSKPVLYQHFPGKLDLYLALLDQHCDALLDAVRTALASTSDNKLRVAATIDAYFAYVENKGGAFRLVFESDLTNEPAVAERVERVSLESAKAVSEVIAEDTDLPSEEAMLLAVGMCGMAQITARYWLASGQQVPRDAAAKLISSLSWRGIAGFPLHGSNQQD